DNA from Paenibacillus sp. JQZ6Y-1:
ATCACTGGGGTGTAGTAGTCGAGATTGGGCGAGTAGTCCTTCACATACAGCATATCCAGTGGCTCGCCGCGCAGCTCGGCTTCGATCCCTGTCCAGCCGTAGAAGATCCATGCAAAATCAATTCCTTTTTTTACAGCTGTAAAATAATCGGCATCACCGATATTGACACTTTTCACCTTGCTGACATCACCACCGTCAGTGTCCATGATCGATTTCATCACTGCTTCCTCAACCGGAGAACCCCATGCGCCATAGGATTTGCCTTCCATATCCTTAGGCGACTTGATGCCGCGATCCACCGGAGCAGCAAAGCCAGACGTATTATGCTGAATGACAGCTGCGATGGATACGAGCGGCACATCCTGCACACGCGCCTGTGTCACGCTCTCCTGATAGCTAATGCCAAACGGCACCTGACCAGAGGCAACCATTGTATCCGCACCGCCTTGACCAGGCTGGATAATCTTCACATTCAAACCAGCATCCTTGTAATAGCCCATCTCCTGAGCGACATACAGACCGGTATGGTTCGTATTTGGCGTCCAATCCAGTACAACCTGTACATCTTTTAGCGCTGTTCCGTTGTCTGTGCTGCCACTGCTATTCTGACTATCGCTGCTGCGTTGTCCGCAGGCAGTCATGATCAGCAGTAGAGTCAGTAGGATCAACAGACCTGCTTTTTTGCGTAATGTCATCATGTTTCGGTAAGACTCCCCTCTATAAATCCTGCTTAAAATATAAAAAAAGCGCCCCGGACTGGGACGACATAGGTGCATATATGGAGTAGACATACATGGCATGCTTCACTTCCTACGCTGGCATTATCCAGATCAGGTATAAGGGTCTGTATGATGGACATACACTCTCAGCCGGCTCCCCAGCTCCCCTAGATATTTATGCGCTTTTTCTAGCTGTAATTATAGACGAGCCGCGGATAACTGTCCAGCAGGTCAGCCGCGAGCACAGTAACGAATATACTAAGCACGCGCATGGGTAACTGGCGGCATGTATCCTTCCGCTGCTGAACAAGTATTCCTGTGAGATAGAGATGGAGATGACCTTTCCAGAGACGGTGGCATTCGACAAGTCCATTTTCAAAAACAAGGTGTAACAGGTTCACTGCCAGCTACACCGGGTATGTATGAAAGGAAGTATTTTTTTAACCATAAACGGATAACATTTGTATATATCCGTTGTCATAGGACGAATGAACCTGAGCGATCAGGATAAATGTCCGTGATAGGAGCAGTATCTGCAAGAGCCAAATAACTATGTCCCGATACGCGAAAGGAGCTTGATTATGAGTACATCCACCGAAGAACAAGCAATCGTCAAAGCCCTGTCCAACAATCCGTTTTGTGCATTTGGTACGGTAGAGGACAACAAGCCTAAAGTTCGTTATATGGCGCTTTACAATGAAGGACTGAATATCCATCTGGCAACGGACCGCAAAACCCATAAAGTCGAAGAACTAGAGCAAAACCCGAATTGCTACCTGTTGCTCGGTTACGAAAAAGGCGGCAACAATGAAGTAGTTGAAGTGCAAGCTACAGCTACCGTATCCGACAATGCAGAGCTGAAGCAACGGGTCTGGAAGGACAACTTTACGCAATGGTTCTCAGGACCAGATGATCCAGATTATGTAGTGCTGGATATTAAACCACAAACCATCGAATATACCGATCAGGACGGCAACAAACAAACCTGGCAGGGCTAATCCTGCCGGTTGCGCCTGAGTCTACGACATGAGATAGGTACGTCTGTCGTATTTTGTTACACAGGTGAATCCCCGTCGTAATGGGCATTCGTAAAATCCGGTGACGAATTTTGTAAATTTCTATCGTGAAATACAAAATTCCAAACCGGATTTTTTGTCATTTTTTGTTTCCAAAATAAGGATAAAATAGGTACTGTAGGAACTTGAAACATAACACGAAATTAAGGTATAACCAATATAATACTAACAATTTAATATAAACGACTAAGATATATAGAACACCTATAGAGGAAGCAGCATTCGTTCGCAAATCAAACCATACTATAGCGGGAGATAACGAAGGAAACTATGCCCGTAACTAGATAGACTGTGCAGGTTGGAAGGGATATTTTACGGGAGGTGTTTTCCTTGGACCTGGAAAAGATTGAGCAGCAAATTGAGCAGGAGCGCCGCATTCTAAACCAGATGGCAGCCGAGCACGGTATCCGAGATCACCGGGTCATCGACCAGTCCGAGCAGCTGGATCGCATTCTGGATTCTTATTTGCAATGCAAGCAGCGTAAAGGGAAGGAGACGGCTCATGAATGGAATAAAAATTGCTGATTCTACCGCCGCTATCTCTGGTGGCAGGATCTTGAAATCAAACGCCGATTGGCAGCTTTTTGCCGATAGGGCGTTTTTTGTTGTGCGCATCAAGATAGGCACAACCGCAAGGGCTGCAAGGAGGCAACCGTCATGGCATTACGCTGCGGTTTATGACTGAAAACAAGTTTATTGCACACGCATGAAGGGAGCATCATACTGTGAACAATACATACTGGCAAGCTGCGAAAGGATGATCCGTGAGATGACAAAAGGGAGCAACAACATACATGCCTTATCGCCGGATAAGCAGTTTTTGATCCGGCAAGCGATGCAAGAGCTGGACAGACGATATGATCAGCAGGTAGGCATGGTCTGGGGTGAAGGAGAGCATCACGATACACGCGAAAGTGGTCACTATGCGCTTGGTTTACTGCTGCGTGGTGAGGAAGAAGACATTCAGAGGGCGAGCCGTATCATCGACTGTGTGCTGGATACGCAGCTGACCGAGCGAGGTGAGATTTATGAAGGTACGTTCCGGGCAGCACCAGAGCTACAAGCACCGCCATCTGGGCATACCGCTTGGGGAACCTTTTCACCGGGGTATGGATATGCTCAGCAAGATGCGCTTGCTGAAGTGTACCGCCGGTTTGTGCAGTATGCCCAGCTAGAGGGACGTTCGGATATAGAGGCGGGATTTCGACGGGCTATCGATGAGGTATTTCCACGCGTATGGGAGAGCTTTGATCCGAATTGGCGCGAGTTTATTGCATGTACTTTTGCGGTCATTTTGGAGCATTTTGAAGATTGGTTGCCTGTGGAGCAGGTGGCACGAATGGATGAGGCGATGCAGCGTGCAGTAACAACCTCGCTAGAGCGATATATTTCGCAATCCATCCCGACCAATACGAATATCGAGTTAATGCACCTGTTTATCGCCCATTATTACGGTCATCGCTATGAGCGGCTAGACTGGATCAATCATGTAGAGCAGGGTGCTGCGGCACTGCTGAACGATTATATGGAGCTGCATTCCTTTGCGGAGTTTAATTCTAGTACGTATTATGGCGTTGATCTGACCGTGCTGGGTATGTGGAGGAAGTACGGACGGAGTGATTCGTTTCGCATGATCGGATTACAGCTAGAGCACGGGCTGTGGGAGGATATTGGCGAATTTTACAGCCCTACTATGGAAAATATATGCGGACCGTTTGCACGCAGCTATGAGAATGAGATTACTGGTCACAGCTCCATCGGTGTGCTGCTCTATCTGGCGCTTGGGGAATCGCATCATCATCTGACGGGCATCAATTGCGAGACGA
Protein-coding regions in this window:
- a CDS encoding ABC transporter substrate-binding protein, giving the protein MTLRKKAGLLILLTLLLIMTACGQRSSDSQNSSGSTDNGTALKDVQVVLDWTPNTNHTGLYVAQEMGYYKDAGLNVKIIQPGQGGADTMVASGQVPFGISYQESVTQARVQDVPLVSIAAVIQHNTSGFAAPVDRGIKSPKDMEGKSYGAWGSPVEEAVMKSIMDTDGGDVSKVKSVNIGDADYFTAVKKGIDFAWIFYGWTGIEAELRGEPLDMLYVKDYSPNLDYYTPVIVTNENEIKNDPELVKAFLSATAKGYEYAIANPDKAADILIKAVPDLDPELVKASQKWLSPRYQDDASQWGLQKESVWTGYADWMYKQKLLDQPLDASKAFTNDFLPSASATTEQSTTSK
- a CDS encoding pyridoxamine 5'-phosphate oxidase family protein, encoding MSTSTEEQAIVKALSNNPFCAFGTVEDNKPKVRYMALYNEGLNIHLATDRKTHKVEELEQNPNCYLLLGYEKGGNNEVVEVQATATVSDNAELKQRVWKDNFTQWFSGPDDPDYVVLDIKPQTIEYTDQDGNKQTWQG
- a CDS encoding aspartyl-phosphate phosphatase Spo0E family protein; the protein is MDLEKIEQQIEQERRILNQMAAEHGIRDHRVIDQSEQLDRILDSYLQCKQRKGKETAHEWNKNC